A region of Mesorhizobium sp. AR02 DNA encodes the following proteins:
- the urtA gene encoding urea ABC transporter substrate-binding protein: protein MFSASVVAAGLLMSAPARAAEDTIKVGILHSLSGTMAISETTLKDAMLMLIEQQNAKGGLLGKKLEAVVVDPASNWPLFAEKARELISKDKVAAVFGCWTSVSRKSVLPVFSELDNILFYPVQYEGEESERNVFYTGAAPNQQAIPAVDYLMSKDGGSVKRWVLEGTDYVYPRTTNKILEAYLKSKGVAAEDIMTNYTPFGFSDWQTEVSAIKKFGSAGKKTAVVSTVNGDANVPFYKELGNQGIKAEDIPVMAFSVGEEELAGLDTKPLVGHLAAWNYFESVNTPENKKFIADWHKFIKNNKRTTNDPMEAHYIGFNMWVKAVEKAGTTDPDKVIDAMIGVSVPNLTGGYSTMMPNHHITKPVLIGEIQANGQFETVSKTPGLVMGDEWSDYLPDSKDLISDWRAPLSCGNFNVKTGKCGGKGTN from the coding sequence ATGTTTTCGGCAAGCGTGGTCGCCGCCGGCTTGCTGATGTCCGCACCCGCCAGGGCGGCTGAGGACACGATCAAGGTCGGCATCCTGCATTCGCTGTCGGGGACCATGGCGATTTCGGAGACGACGCTGAAGGACGCCATGCTGATGCTTATCGAGCAACAGAACGCCAAGGGCGGCCTGCTCGGCAAGAAGCTGGAGGCCGTGGTTGTCGATCCGGCTTCCAACTGGCCGCTGTTCGCCGAAAAGGCACGCGAGCTGATTTCGAAGGACAAGGTCGCGGCGGTGTTCGGCTGCTGGACCTCGGTGTCGCGCAAATCGGTGCTGCCGGTGTTCTCCGAACTCGACAACATCCTGTTCTATCCCGTCCAGTATGAGGGCGAGGAAAGCGAGCGCAACGTGTTCTACACCGGTGCGGCTCCGAACCAGCAGGCGATCCCTGCCGTCGACTATCTGATGAGCAAGGACGGCGGCTCGGTGAAGCGTTGGGTGCTGGAAGGCACCGACTACGTCTATCCGCGCACCACCAACAAGATCCTGGAAGCCTACCTGAAGTCCAAGGGCGTCGCAGCCGAGGACATCATGACCAACTACACGCCGTTCGGCTTCTCCGACTGGCAGACCGAAGTCTCGGCGATCAAGAAGTTCGGTTCTGCCGGCAAGAAGACCGCCGTCGTCTCGACCGTCAACGGTGACGCCAATGTGCCGTTCTACAAGGAACTCGGCAACCAGGGCATCAAGGCCGAGGACATCCCGGTCATGGCATTCTCGGTCGGCGAGGAAGAGCTGGCCGGTCTCGACACCAAGCCGCTGGTCGGCCATCTCGCCGCCTGGAACTATTTCGAGAGCGTCAACACGCCTGAGAACAAGAAGTTCATCGCCGACTGGCACAAGTTCATCAAGAACAACAAGCGCACCACCAACGACCCGATGGAAGCACACTATATCGGCTTCAATATGTGGGTGAAGGCGGTCGAGAAGGCCGGCACCACCGATCCGGACAAGGTCATCGATGCCATGATCGGCGTTTCGGTGCCGAACCTGACCGGCGGCTATTCGACGATGATGCCGAACCACCACATCACCAAGCCGGTGCTGATCGGTGAAATCCAGGCCAATGGCCAGTTCGAAACGGTTTCGAAGACACCGGGCCTGGTGATGGGCGACGAATGGTCCGACTACCTGCCCGACTCCAAGGACCTGATTTCCGATTGGCGCGCGCCGCTCAGCTGCGGCAACTTCAACGTCAAAACCGGCAAGTGCGGCGGCAAGGGCACGAACTGA
- a CDS encoding GMC family oxidoreductase: protein MAASFDLKNDDVVVIIGSGAGGGTLGNELAQKGIDVVILEAGARHEYEDFINDEWDSFTQLAWKDKRTTSGDWRVAKDFPNLPAWIVKSVGGSTTHWDGASLRFQEHEFKTASTYGKVEGANLLDWPITLAEMEPYYAKAEAKMGVTGTNGWPRLPGNNNFKVLKAGADKLGYKECHTGNMAINSVERDDRNSCQQTGFCFQGCKWGAKWSTLYTEIPKGEATGHLEVRPNAMVIKINHDASGKVTGVVYADKDGKLQEQKARIVAVAGNSIESPRLLLNSQSSKFPHGLANSSGQVGKNYMRHTTGSVYAIFDKPVHMYRGTTMAGIIRDEAHHDPSRGFVGGYEFETLSLGLPFMAAFLNPGGWGRSFTTALDHYDHMAGLWIVGEDMPREENRITLHADEKDEHGMPIADVHFDDHPNDTAMRNHAYKQASALYDAVGATRTFPTPPYPSTHNLGTNRMSEKAEDGVVNKHGQAHDIKNLFVSDGSQFTTGAAENPTLTIVSLAIRQADYIAAQMSAKTI from the coding sequence ATGGCAGCTTCATTTGATCTGAAAAACGACGACGTTGTCGTCATCATCGGCTCCGGTGCCGGCGGCGGCACGCTTGGCAACGAACTGGCACAGAAGGGCATCGATGTCGTCATCCTCGAGGCGGGCGCCCGCCACGAGTATGAGGACTTCATCAATGACGAGTGGGACTCGTTCACCCAGCTCGCCTGGAAGGACAAGCGCACCACCTCCGGCGACTGGCGGGTGGCCAAGGATTTCCCGAACCTGCCGGCCTGGATCGTCAAATCGGTCGGTGGTTCGACCACGCACTGGGACGGCGCCTCGCTGCGCTTCCAGGAGCATGAGTTCAAGACGGCGTCGACCTACGGCAAAGTGGAAGGCGCGAACCTGCTCGACTGGCCGATCACGCTGGCCGAGATGGAGCCTTACTACGCCAAGGCGGAAGCCAAGATGGGCGTCACCGGCACCAATGGCTGGCCGCGCCTGCCGGGCAACAACAATTTCAAGGTGTTGAAGGCCGGCGCCGACAAGCTCGGCTACAAGGAATGCCATACCGGCAACATGGCGATCAATTCGGTCGAGCGCGACGATCGCAACTCCTGTCAGCAGACCGGCTTCTGCTTCCAGGGCTGCAAATGGGGCGCCAAATGGTCGACGCTCTATACCGAAATCCCGAAGGGCGAGGCGACAGGGCACCTCGAAGTCCGGCCGAATGCCATGGTGATCAAGATCAACCACGACGCCAGCGGCAAGGTGACCGGCGTCGTCTACGCCGACAAGGACGGCAAGCTACAAGAGCAGAAGGCTCGCATCGTCGCCGTGGCCGGCAATTCGATCGAGAGTCCGCGCCTGCTGCTCAATTCGCAATCGAGCAAATTCCCGCACGGGCTTGCCAATTCGTCAGGGCAGGTGGGCAAGAACTACATGCGCCACACCACCGGCTCGGTCTATGCCATCTTCGACAAGCCGGTGCATATGTATCGCGGCACCACCATGGCCGGCATCATCCGCGACGAGGCGCACCATGATCCATCGCGCGGTTTCGTCGGCGGCTACGAGTTCGAGACGCTGTCGCTCGGCCTGCCATTCATGGCGGCCTTCCTCAATCCCGGCGGCTGGGGACGCTCCTTCACCACGGCGCTCGACCACTACGACCACATGGCCGGCCTGTGGATCGTCGGCGAGGATATGCCGCGCGAGGAGAACCGCATTACGCTGCATGCCGACGAGAAGGACGAGCACGGCATGCCCATCGCCGACGTGCATTTCGACGACCACCCGAACGACACGGCGATGCGCAACCATGCCTACAAGCAGGCGTCAGCACTTTACGATGCGGTCGGTGCCACACGCACCTTCCCGACGCCGCCCTATCCCTCGACCCACAATCTCGGCACCAACCGGATGAGCGAGAAGGCGGAAGACGGCGTCGTCAACAAGCATGGCCAGGCGCACGATATCAAGAACCTGTTCGTGTCGGACGGAAGCCAGTTCACGACAGGTGCCGCAGAAAACCCGACCCTGACCATCGTGTCGCTGGCGATCCGCCAGGCCGATTATATCGCCGCCCAGATGTCGGCGAAAACCATCTGA
- a CDS encoding gluconate 2-dehydrogenase subunit 3 family protein, translating to MVTIYDGKPGLSRRELLKRGSIGALLVISGSAVISPEHAWGLETSALKAETMATLIQVARDIYPHDQVPDKYYAIAVKGHDEMAAKDPAHKELIEKGIAELDKKAGKGGYRGLGWEEQRVALLTEIEKTPFFQAVRGGLVVSLYNQKEVWPIFGYEGESYSKGGYIARGFNDIEWL from the coding sequence ATGGTCACGATCTATGACGGGAAGCCTGGACTTTCACGTCGTGAACTTCTCAAGCGCGGCAGCATCGGCGCGTTGCTCGTCATCTCCGGCAGCGCGGTCATCAGCCCGGAGCACGCCTGGGGGCTGGAAACCTCGGCGTTGAAGGCGGAGACGATGGCGACGCTGATCCAGGTGGCGCGCGACATCTATCCGCACGACCAGGTGCCGGACAAATATTACGCCATCGCCGTCAAGGGCCATGACGAGATGGCCGCCAAGGATCCTGCTCACAAGGAGCTGATCGAGAAGGGCATTGCCGAACTCGACAAGAAGGCCGGCAAGGGTGGTTATCGCGGGCTCGGCTGGGAAGAGCAGCGTGTGGCGCTGCTCACCGAGATCGAGAAGACGCCTTTCTTCCAGGCGGTTCGCGGCGGCCTCGTTGTCAGCCTCTACAACCAGAAGGAGGTGTGGCCGATCTTCGGCTACGAGGGCGAGTCCTACTCGAAGGGCGGCTACATCGCGCGCGGTTTCAACGACATCGAGTGGCTCTGA
- the cckA gene encoding cell cycle histidine kinase CckA produces the protein MAKEARGDFYPVPIVDQNTRPGAVTRLIIFIVVLTGAAIVFGLFRERLGDPFLLGMLGVLAMIGVGFLFATAIGFVQVTPRSTGDELSKAFVDSMGQGLLVTDTKGRVVYANRAYADMTGASSAADLKTVEGLLSDVPEASVTIYRLASGLRDGQPGDGEFRLAQSIRPGAEPGARWYRARARTFSVPGQRLPMLAWQLADISQERAEQERFFLDLQKAIDHLDHAPAGFFSADQDGRVTYINATLAEWLGIDLASFTPGAVTLPDIVAGDGMALVRSVKADPGTTRNAVIDLDLTTMTGEALPVRFMHRVSASREGVGGPTRTIVLNRTQGEDASADLRASEVRFTRFFNSTPMAIAGVDASGRILRTNAPFLSLFSSVVDRDAVDRRVRLDTVIHERERPAFAAAFEKARQRQADIEPIDTVLPGNEERHIRFYVNAVADGTGGEGAEESAIVYAVDTTEQKALEGQMAQSQKMQAVGQLAGGIAHDFNNVLTAIIMASDLLLTNHRPSDPSFPDIMNIKQNANRAASLVRQLLAFSRKQTLRPEVLNLTDVLADLRMLLARLVGNDIKLKIDHGRDLWPVKVDIGQFEQVVVNLAVNARDAMPAGGDLTVRTRNVTAEECKTFPYRELTAADYVVVEVEDTGSGIAPDVLKKIFEPFFTTKEVGKGTGLGLSMVYGIIKQTGGFIFCDSEVGKGSTFRIFLPRHIAEAKKADEPGEAPSAAPVKPIDNTKDLSGSATVLLVEDEDAVRMGGMRALISRGYTVHEASSGVEALEVFEALGGKVDIVVSDVVMPEMDGPTLLGELRKRQPDIKFVFVSGYAEDAFARNLPADAHFGFLPKPFSLKQLATIVKDVLES, from the coding sequence ATGGCCAAGGAAGCGCGCGGCGATTTCTATCCGGTACCGATCGTCGACCAGAATACGCGACCGGGTGCGGTCACCCGGCTCATCATCTTCATCGTCGTTCTGACGGGCGCCGCGATCGTTTTCGGCCTGTTCCGCGAGCGCCTCGGCGACCCGTTCCTGCTCGGCATGCTGGGCGTGCTGGCGATGATCGGCGTCGGCTTCCTGTTCGCGACGGCGATCGGCTTCGTACAGGTGACGCCGCGTTCGACCGGCGATGAACTGTCCAAGGCGTTCGTCGATTCGATGGGGCAAGGCCTGCTGGTGACGGACACCAAGGGCCGCGTCGTCTACGCCAACCGGGCCTATGCCGACATGACCGGAGCCTCCTCGGCCGCCGACCTGAAGACGGTCGAAGGGCTGCTTTCGGATGTTCCCGAGGCCTCGGTGACCATTTACCGGCTGGCCTCCGGCCTGCGTGACGGCCAGCCGGGCGACGGCGAGTTTCGGCTGGCGCAGTCGATCCGGCCCGGCGCCGAACCGGGCGCCCGCTGGTACAGGGCGCGTGCCCGCACGTTCAGCGTTCCGGGCCAGCGATTGCCGATGCTGGCTTGGCAACTCGCCGACATTTCGCAGGAACGGGCCGAGCAGGAGCGTTTCTTCCTCGATTTGCAGAAGGCCATCGATCATCTCGACCACGCCCCGGCCGGCTTCTTTTCCGCCGATCAGGACGGCCGTGTCACCTACATCAACGCCACGCTGGCGGAGTGGCTGGGCATCGATCTCGCCAGTTTCACTCCTGGCGCCGTGACCTTGCCGGATATCGTTGCCGGCGACGGCATGGCGCTGGTGCGCTCGGTCAAGGCCGACCCCGGCACGACACGTAACGCGGTCATCGATCTCGACCTGACGACGATGACGGGAGAGGCGCTGCCGGTGCGCTTCATGCATCGCGTTTCGGCCAGCCGCGAAGGTGTCGGCGGCCCGACGCGCACGATCGTGCTCAACCGCACGCAGGGCGAGGATGCCTCGGCCGATCTGCGCGCTTCGGAAGTGCGCTTCACCCGCTTCTTCAATTCGACGCCAATGGCGATCGCGGGTGTCGATGCCAGCGGGCGCATCCTGCGCACCAACGCGCCGTTCCTGTCGCTGTTTTCCTCGGTCGTCGACCGGGACGCCGTGGATCGCCGCGTGCGGCTCGATACGGTGATCCATGAACGCGAGCGGCCGGCCTTTGCCGCCGCATTCGAGAAAGCTCGGCAGCGGCAGGCCGACATCGAGCCGATCGACACCGTGCTGCCCGGCAACGAAGAGCGGCACATCCGATTCTACGTCAATGCCGTCGCCGACGGCACCGGCGGCGAGGGTGCCGAGGAATCGGCCATCGTCTACGCCGTCGACACAACCGAGCAGAAGGCGCTCGAAGGGCAGATGGCGCAAAGCCAGAAGATGCAGGCGGTCGGGCAACTCGCCGGTGGCATCGCCCACGATTTCAACAATGTGCTGACCGCCATCATCATGGCGTCGGACCTGCTTTTGACCAATCACCGGCCGTCGGACCCATCCTTCCCTGACATCATGAACATCAAGCAGAATGCCAACCGGGCGGCCTCGCTGGTCAGGCAGTTGCTGGCCTTCTCGCGCAAGCAGACGCTGCGGCCGGAAGTGCTGAACCTGACCGATGTGCTCGCCGATCTCAGGATGCTGCTTGCCCGCCTGGTCGGCAACGACATCAAGCTGAAGATCGACCACGGCCGCGACCTGTGGCCGGTCAAGGTCGATATCGGCCAGTTCGAGCAGGTGGTGGTCAATCTGGCGGTCAACGCGCGCGACGCGATGCCCGCCGGCGGCGATCTTACCGTGCGCACCCGCAACGTCACCGCCGAGGAGTGCAAGACCTTCCCGTATCGCGAACTTACCGCGGCCGACTATGTCGTGGTCGAAGTCGAGGACACCGGCAGCGGCATAGCGCCTGACGTGCTGAAGAAGATCTTCGAGCCCTTCTTCACCACGAAGGAGGTCGGCAAGGGCACGGGCCTTGGCCTGTCCATGGTCTACGGCATCATCAAGCAGACCGGCGGCTTCATTTTCTGCGATTCCGAAGTCGGCAAGGGATCGACCTTCCGCATCTTCCTGCCACGTCACATCGCGGAAGCGAAGAAGGCGGACGAACCCGGGGAAGCGCCGAGCGCAGCGCCGGTCAAACCAATCGATAACACCAAGGACCTGTCCGGGTCAGCCACGGTGCTGCTGGTCGAGGACGAGGATGCCGTGCGCATGGGCGGCATGCGGGCCCTGATTTCGCGCGGCTATACGGTGCACGAGGCATCCTCCGGCGTCGAGGCGCTGGAAGTGTTCGAAGCCCTGGGTGGTAAGGTCGATATCGTCGTTTCCGACGTGGTGATGCCGGAAATGGACGGGCCGACCCTGCTTGGCGAATTGCGCAAGCGCCAGCCGGACATCAAGTTCGTCTTCGTGTCCGGCTATGCCGAGGACGCATTCGCCAGGAACCTGCCGGCCGACGCGCATTTCGGTTTCTTGCCGAAGCCGTTCTCGCTCAAGCAACTGGCGACGATCGTCAAGGATGTGCTTGAGTCTTAG
- a CDS encoding ribbon-helix-helix domain-containing protein produces the protein MCRVFAAQDPEGYRQINRSIRIDGHSTSIQLEATFWALLDEIAESQNLTTPKFISKLYDEAIEINGEIPNFASMLRTTCALYLRGHRPSIDEQVTLKREAA, from the coding sequence ATGTGCAGAGTGTTTGCCGCACAGGATCCGGAAGGCTATCGCCAGATCAACCGGTCGATCCGCATTGATGGACATTCGACCAGCATCCAGCTCGAGGCGACGTTCTGGGCCTTGCTCGACGAAATCGCCGAAAGCCAGAACCTGACGACGCCGAAATTCATCTCGAAACTCTATGACGAAGCCATCGAGATCAACGGCGAGATCCCCAATTTCGCCTCCATGCTGCGCACCACCTGCGCGCTCTATCTGCGGGGCCACAGGCCCAGCATCGACGAGCAGGTGACGCTGAAGCGGGAAGCCGCCTAG
- a CDS encoding VOC family protein gives MAKAIHTMIRVLDEAQSIHFYTRAFGLEFAQRLDFETFTLIYLSNADTPFEVELTVNKGRQEPYALGDGYGHLAVSVADLDSEHDRLGALGLNPKKIVEFNRDGSLIARFFFIEDPDGYKIEVLQRGGRFQ, from the coding sequence TTGGCGAAGGCGATCCACACCATGATCCGGGTTCTCGACGAGGCCCAGTCCATCCATTTCTACACCAGGGCGTTCGGCCTGGAGTTTGCCCAACGGCTGGATTTCGAGACGTTCACGCTGATCTACCTCAGCAATGCCGATACGCCTTTCGAAGTCGAGTTGACCGTCAATAAGGGCCGGCAGGAGCCCTACGCGCTTGGCGATGGCTATGGCCACCTCGCTGTCTCGGTCGCCGATCTCGACAGCGAACATGATCGCCTCGGCGCGCTTGGCCTGAACCCGAAGAAGATCGTCGAGTTCAACCGCGACGGTTCGCTGATCGCCCGCTTTTTCTTCATCGAGGACCCCGACGGTTACAAGATCGAGGTCCTGCAGCGTGGAGGGCGCTTCCAATAG
- a CDS encoding flagellar biosynthetic protein FliO — protein MQWLDSVAGPGYAAALLWTFAALILLVIVLVIIRLVRNLTFGTFVAGGRNRKTRLAVMDATAVDSHRRLVLVRRDDIEHLLLIGGPTDVVVERDIRLAAPRRPALTGDGGLQPVPATAAPAAKPRPPQPVPAPARPAPLPQPVTAAAPPARPRPAAPPPAPVPAPKPVAQTYQSTNVTPLPAYGSANANAVRHAPPPPPRQDSIDDALMKDLEVSLDQPRSGGPVGKPAAKAPQSLDDEMTKLLGELSSQKR, from the coding sequence ATGCAGTGGCTGGATAGCGTGGCGGGCCCTGGTTATGCGGCGGCACTCCTGTGGACCTTCGCGGCGCTGATCCTGCTGGTCATCGTGCTCGTCATCATCAGGCTCGTGCGCAACCTGACCTTTGGCACGTTTGTCGCCGGTGGCCGGAACCGCAAGACCCGGCTCGCCGTCATGGACGCCACCGCCGTCGACAGCCATCGCCGGCTGGTGCTCGTGCGCCGCGACGACATCGAGCATCTGCTTCTGATCGGCGGCCCGACCGACGTCGTCGTCGAGCGCGACATCCGTCTTGCCGCCCCGCGCCGTCCGGCGCTGACGGGAGATGGCGGCCTGCAGCCTGTCCCGGCCACCGCGGCCCCAGCGGCAAAGCCGCGGCCGCCTCAGCCGGTTCCCGCACCGGCACGACCGGCACCGCTGCCCCAACCGGTGACCGCGGCAGCGCCGCCTGCCCGCCCGCGCCCGGCAGCGCCACCACCGGCCCCGGTGCCCGCACCGAAACCGGTAGCGCAAACCTATCAATCGACCAATGTTACGCCGCTGCCTGCCTACGGCTCCGCCAACGCCAATGCCGTCAGGCACGCGCCACCACCGCCGCCTAGGCAGGACAGCATCGACGACGCGCTCATGAAGGACCTTGAGGTTTCGCTCGACCAGCCCCGCTCCGGCGGCCCGGTGGGCAAACCGGCAGCCAAGGCGCCGCAGTCGCTCGACGATGAAATGACCAAGCTTCTGGGCGAACTTTCAAGCCAGAAGCGATGA
- a CDS encoding PhoX family protein has protein sequence MANFPSSSSPVIREIIAERVSRRTLLKGSLASGALIAGGSFVGSLFAGETHAAAALSTLGFPELKRVYDKTHAAAEGYETTVVARWGDPLVAGLPDFDGNTVPAAEQEKRFGYNCDYIAFLPLPKGSVNSDHGLLCVNNEYISPNVMFPGMTEDDAGKAMNKEQVDLGLAAMGHSIVEIMLKDGKWQTVEDSPLNRRITANTEMTVSGPVAGHALMKTSADATGTKVLGTSYNCSGGFTPWGTVLTCEEGVSDLFGGDPKKAPTADILDRYGFDGSDIYGRGRFHDRFNIDKEPNEPNRFDWVVEIDPYDPQSKPVKRTALGRMSHEASTVVLNKDGRIVVYMGDDDYFEYMYRYVSNKAYDKANPASSNGLLDDGVLSVARYDADGSMTWLPLVHGQGKLTPENGFADQAEVLLKTRLTADAIGATPMDRPEDIETNPVTGRVYAVMTKNKKRDESKVNPANTRPENLWGHIVELIPPGGRGTEADHTADKYAWDLFVLCGNPKDAKVGATFHPDTSDNGWFVCPDNITFDLAGRLWVATDGANDFDLPDGVYGVDTEGPARGLPKLLFTCPHGAEATGPCFTPDGTTLFLSVQHPSEDAETLDKAQSLWPDFKDGQPPRPSVVAIRRKDGQPVGA, from the coding sequence ATGGCCAACTTCCCGTCTTCATCCTCCCCTGTCATTCGCGAAATCATCGCCGAGCGCGTCTCGCGCCGGACGCTCCTGAAAGGCAGCCTTGCATCCGGCGCCCTGATCGCCGGCGGCAGCTTTGTCGGCTCGTTGTTTGCCGGCGAGACGCATGCGGCTGCAGCACTTTCCACACTCGGCTTTCCCGAACTGAAGCGCGTCTATGACAAGACCCACGCCGCCGCGGAAGGTTATGAAACAACTGTTGTCGCACGCTGGGGCGATCCGCTTGTCGCCGGCCTGCCGGATTTCGACGGCAACACGGTTCCAGCCGCCGAACAGGAAAAGCGCTTCGGCTATAACTGCGATTACATCGCCTTCCTGCCGCTGCCAAAGGGTTCGGTGAACTCCGACCATGGCCTGCTTTGCGTCAACAACGAGTACATCTCGCCCAATGTGATGTTCCCAGGCATGACCGAGGACGATGCCGGCAAGGCGATGAACAAGGAACAGGTCGATCTCGGCCTGGCGGCGATGGGCCATTCGATCGTCGAGATCATGCTCAAGGACGGCAAGTGGCAAACCGTCGAGGACAGCCCGCTCAACCGCCGCATTACGGCCAACACCGAAATGACGGTTTCCGGACCGGTGGCCGGCCATGCCTTGATGAAGACCTCGGCGGATGCGACCGGCACAAAAGTGCTCGGCACCAGCTACAATTGCAGCGGCGGTTTTACGCCATGGGGCACCGTGCTGACTTGCGAGGAAGGTGTTTCCGACCTGTTCGGCGGTGACCCGAAGAAGGCGCCGACCGCGGACATTCTCGACCGCTACGGCTTCGATGGTTCCGACATCTACGGCCGTGGCCGTTTCCACGACCGCTTCAACATCGACAAGGAGCCGAACGAGCCGAACCGCTTCGACTGGGTGGTCGAGATCGACCCTTATGATCCCCAATCGAAGCCGGTGAAGCGCACGGCCCTTGGCCGCATGTCGCACGAGGCCTCCACCGTTGTCCTCAACAAGGACGGCCGCATCGTCGTCTACATGGGCGACGACGACTATTTCGAATACATGTACCGCTACGTCTCGAACAAGGCCTACGACAAGGCGAACCCGGCCTCCAGCAACGGCCTCCTGGACGATGGCGTGCTCTCGGTCGCCCGTTACGACGCCGATGGCTCGATGACCTGGCTGCCGCTGGTTCACGGCCAGGGCAAGCTCACACCCGAGAACGGCTTTGCCGACCAGGCCGAGGTGCTGTTGAAGACACGGCTGACGGCGGATGCCATCGGCGCGACCCCGATGGACCGGCCGGAGGACATAGAGACCAATCCGGTCACCGGCCGCGTCTACGCCGTCATGACCAAGAACAAGAAGCGCGACGAATCCAAGGTCAATCCGGCCAACACGCGGCCGGAAAACCTCTGGGGCCACATCGTCGAGCTGATTCCGCCTGGCGGACGCGGCACCGAGGCCGATCACACCGCCGACAAATATGCCTGGGACCTGTTCGTGCTCTGCGGCAATCCCAAGGACGCGAAAGTCGGCGCAACCTTCCATCCCGACACGTCGGACAATGGCTGGTTTGTCTGCCCCGACAACATCACCTTCGACCTGGCCGGCCGGCTCTGGGTGGCGACCGATGGCGCCAATGATTTCGACCTGCCGGACGGCGTCTATGGCGTCGACACGGAAGGCCCCGCGCGCGGCCTGCCAAAGCTGCTGTTCACCTGCCCGCATGGCGCGGAAGCGACCGGCCCTTGCTTCACCCCGGATGGCACGACGCTGTTCCTTTCCGTCCAGCATCCCTCCGAGGATGCCGAAACGCTCGACAAGGCACAGTCGCTGTGGCCCGATTTCAAGGACGGCCAGCCGCCGCGGCCATCGGTCGTCGCCATCCGCCGCAAGGACGGCCAGCCGGTCGGGGCGTAA